Proteins encoded in a region of the Oscillospiraceae bacterium MB24-C1 genome:
- a CDS encoding argininosuccinate synthase, translating into MSQYKKVVLAYSGGLDTSVIIPWLKENYGCEVIAVAADVGQGAELDGLNEKAIKTGASKLYIEDLVDVFCDDFIVPTLKAGAVYEGKYLLGTSFARPIIAKRIVEIAKAEGADAIAHGCTGKGNDQVRFELTIKAFAPDMGIIAPWRTWELKSREDEIAYAEAHNIPLTINRETNYSKDKNIWHLSHEGLDLEDPANEPQYDKILELGVSPEKAPDAPTYVTISFEQGAPVAVNGEKMTTADIIKYLNKVGGENGVGITDLVENRLVGMKSRGVYETPGGSILYFAHEQLESLCLDKETMHYKQQVALKFADLVYNGQWYTPLREALSAFVDSTQKNVTGEVKVKLYKGNIMGAGTTSAYSLYSEEIATFGEDTVYDQMDSKGFINLFGLPLKVQAKLAEKLGK; encoded by the coding sequence ATGAGTCAGTATAAAAAGGTAGTTCTTGCATATTCGGGCGGTCTTGATACCTCGGTTATTATTCCGTGGCTGAAAGAGAACTATGGTTGCGAGGTTATCGCCGTTGCAGCGGATGTTGGGCAAGGTGCAGAGCTTGACGGATTGAACGAAAAGGCGATCAAGACCGGCGCTTCTAAACTTTATATAGAGGATCTCGTAGATGTGTTCTGCGACGACTTCATTGTTCCCACCCTCAAGGCTGGTGCTGTCTATGAGGGCAAATATCTGCTGGGTACTTCGTTTGCCCGCCCAATTATCGCTAAGCGCATTGTAGAGATCGCGAAGGCCGAGGGCGCCGACGCTATTGCGCACGGCTGCACCGGCAAGGGCAACGATCAGGTTCGTTTTGAGCTGACCATCAAGGCGTTCGCCCCTGATATGGGTATCATCGCCCCGTGGCGCACCTGGGAGCTCAAGAGCCGCGAGGACGAAATTGCCTATGCCGAGGCGCACAACATTCCGCTGACCATCAACCGTGAGACGAATTACTCTAAGGACAAAAATATCTGGCACCTCTCGCACGAAGGTCTCGATTTGGAGGATCCGGCGAACGAGCCGCAGTATGACAAGATTCTCGAGCTTGGCGTTTCTCCCGAAAAAGCGCCCGATGCGCCCACCTATGTCACCATCTCATTTGAGCAGGGTGCGCCCGTTGCTGTTAACGGCGAGAAGATGACAACAGCCGACATCATCAAGTACCTCAACAAGGTCGGCGGCGAAAACGGCGTTGGCATCACCGATTTGGTCGAAAATCGTCTCGTTGGCATGAAGAGCCGTGGCGTTTATGAGACCCCCGGCGGTTCAATTCTTTATTTTGCGCACGAACAACTTGAAAGCCTGTGCCTCGACAAAGAAACGATGCACTACAAACAGCAGGTCGCACTCAAGTTTGCTGATCTGGTTTACAACGGTCAGTGGTATACCCCTTTGCGTGAGGCGCTTTCTGCCTTTGTCGACTCCACCCAAAAGAATGTCACCGGCGAGGTTAAAGTCAAGCTTTACAAGGGCAACATTATGGGCGCCGGCACCACCAGCGCATACAGCCTTTATTCCGAAGAGATTGCAACTTTCGGCGAAGATACAGTCTACGATCAGATGGATTCCAAGGGCTTCATCAACCTATTCGGCCTGCCGCTGAAAGTTCAGGCAAAGTTGGCTGAAAAGCTGGGTAAATAA
- the argH gene encoding argininosuccinate lyase, producing the protein MKMWSGRFSKELDAGVNDFNSSIAYDHVMYHEDITGSIAHATMLGKCGIIPQADADSLVQGLKGILTDLDSGALQFDFTAEDIHMFVEQVLTERIGDPGKRLHTARSRNDQVALDIRMYLKKQLSDIYTQVYRLIDAILIKAEQNLDTVMPGYTHLQVAQPITFAHHIMAYAQMFTRDLGRLNDCCRRMDVMPLGSGALASTTYPIDRKMVAELLGFSGGVTQNSLDGVSDRDFCVEAAAALSLIMTHLSRFSEEIILWCTSEFRFIELDDAFATGSSIMPQKKNPDITELIRGKTGRVNGDLLTLLTMLKGLPLAYNKDMQEDKEAIFDSIETTRLCLSTFIPMLETMTVKKENMRAAAARGFINATDCADYLTKKGVPFREAYQITGFLVKLCIERGCTLETLPLDAYKGLSKIFSADLYHAIDLQTCVEQRNVIGGPAPNAVKAQIAELKTRLTAIDANKPY; encoded by the coding sequence ATGAAAATGTGGTCTGGCCGGTTTAGCAAGGAATTGGATGCCGGTGTCAACGACTTCAACTCCTCAATTGCGTATGACCATGTGATGTACCACGAAGACATTACAGGCTCCATTGCCCACGCCACCATGCTGGGCAAATGCGGCATTATTCCGCAGGCGGATGCCGACTCCCTCGTCCAAGGCCTCAAGGGTATATTGACCGATCTTGATTCCGGTGCACTGCAGTTCGATTTTACCGCCGAGGACATCCACATGTTTGTTGAGCAGGTGCTAACTGAACGTATTGGTGACCCAGGCAAGCGTCTTCACACCGCCAGAAGCCGCAACGATCAGGTGGCATTGGATATCAGAATGTACTTAAAAAAGCAGCTTTCTGACATCTATACACAAGTGTACCGTCTAATTGATGCAATTCTGATCAAAGCCGAGCAGAACCTTGACACGGTTATGCCGGGCTACACCCATCTTCAGGTGGCGCAACCCATCACCTTTGCCCATCACATCATGGCCTACGCCCAGATGTTTACACGTGACTTGGGTCGTTTAAACGACTGCTGCCGCCGTATGGATGTCATGCCGCTAGGCTCCGGCGCGCTTGCTTCCACCACCTACCCCATTGACCGCAAGATGGTCGCTGAGTTGCTGGGCTTTTCGGGCGGCGTGACACAGAACAGTTTGGATGGCGTTTCTGACCGCGATTTCTGTGTCGAGGCAGCCGCTGCTCTTTCACTGATTATGACTCACCTCTCGCGTTTCTCCGAAGAGATCATCCTCTGGTGTACGTCTGAATTTCGGTTCATTGAACTTGACGACGCCTTTGCAACCGGTTCCTCAATTATGCCGCAGAAAAAGAACCCCGACATCACCGAACTGATTCGTGGCAAAACTGGGCGAGTCAATGGCGATCTCTTGACGCTTTTAACGATGCTCAAGGGTCTTCCACTGGCCTATAACAAGGATATGCAGGAAGATAAGGAAGCTATTTTTGATAGCATCGAGACAACCCGTCTCTGCCTTAGCACCTTCATCCCCATGCTGGAAACCATGACGGTGAAGAAAGAAAACATGCGAGCCGCAGCTGCCAGAGGCTTTATCAACGCTACCGACTGTGCCGACTATCTCACCAAAAAAGGGGTGCCTTTCCGCGAGGCCTATCAGATTACCGGGTTTTTGGTTAAGCTTTGCATTGAGCGCGGTTGTACACTGGAAACCCTGCCGCTCGACGCCTACAAGGGCCTTAGTAAAATTTTCTCAGCTGATTTATACCACGCAATCGATCTTCAGACCTGCGTCGAACAGCGCAACGTGATCGGCGGGCCGGCTCCCAATGCCGTCAAGGCACAGATTGCCGAGCTTAAAACACGCCTTACTGCTATAGACGCTAATAAACCATATTAA
- the argC gene encoding N-acetyl-gamma-glutamyl-phosphate reductase, whose translation MKFKVFIDGKEGTTGLKIFDRLEGRSDLEILLIDEGKRKDVSERKKLINASDVTFLCLPDDAAIEAASLVESDHVKVIDASTAHRVNPAWVYGFPELSSEQRKQISQSHRIANPGCYATGFIGLVHPMVKLGIMPADYPVVCHAISGYSGGGKKMIAAYAEPDRAAEYDAVRQYGLTQSHKHQKEMKVLSGLTDTPIFNPAVADFYAGMTVSVPLYTKLLNKKLSAQQIHETLSEYYDGQHFVKVMPFMGEGVLNSGFLPSNTLADTNYLQIFVCGNDERVLLAACLDNLGKGASGAAVQNMNIALGLDEATGL comes from the coding sequence ATGAAATTCAAGGTATTCATTGACGGAAAAGAAGGCACGACAGGATTAAAAATATTTGACCGCCTTGAGGGGCGAAGTGATTTAGAAATCCTGCTGATTGACGAGGGTAAGCGCAAGGACGTTTCCGAACGCAAAAAACTCATCAATGCCTCCGACGTCACCTTCCTCTGCCTGCCTGACGACGCGGCGATTGAAGCCGCTTCTCTCGTCGAAAGCGACCATGTCAAGGTTATTGACGCTTCCACTGCACACCGAGTCAATCCCGCATGGGTATACGGCTTCCCGGAGCTTTCGTCTGAACAGCGCAAGCAAATCAGTCAATCGCATCGAATTGCGAACCCGGGTTGCTATGCCACTGGCTTTATTGGCCTGGTTCATCCAATGGTAAAATTGGGTATTATGCCTGCCGATTATCCCGTTGTCTGTCACGCAATATCGGGTTATTCCGGCGGCGGAAAAAAGATGATCGCCGCTTACGCTGAGCCCGACCGCGCGGCGGAATATGATGCGGTTCGTCAGTATGGTCTGACCCAGTCGCACAAACACCAAAAAGAGATGAAGGTGCTTTCCGGCCTTACCGACACCCCCATCTTCAACCCCGCTGTTGCCGATTTTTATGCGGGCATGACCGTTTCGGTACCGCTTTACACCAAACTTTTGAATAAAAAGCTTTCCGCACAGCAAATACATGAGACCCTGTCGGAATACTATGACGGCCAACACTTTGTTAAGGTGATGCCATTCATGGGAGAGGGCGTACTTAATAGCGGCTTCCTGCCGTCCAACACGCTGGCGGACACCAACTATCTGCAAATTTTTGTCTGTGGTAACGACGAGCGCGTACTGCTGGCCGCCTGTCTTGATAATTTGGGCAAGGGCGCTTCAGGTGCAGCGGTTCAGAACATGAACATTGCGCTGGGGCTTGATGAAGCAACCGGGCTATAA
- the argB gene encoding acetylglutamate kinase, which translates to MSQTTTAQKAEILSQALPYIQKYNGKTVVVKYGGNAMTNSELKEAVMGDIVLLSCIGIKVVLVHGGGPEITGLLKKIGKESKFINGLRYTDEETRDVAQMVLAGKLNKDLVAQINAQGGRAMGLCGVDGGMLTVKKMEDEVDYGFVGEMTKVDPKPITDLLDAGYIPVITSIGSDENGVTYNINADTMACYVASALKAENIILMTDVRGLLMDKNDENTLIPTVSPSEVPELIEKGVIAGGMIPKILCCVDTLNEGVTKAAIIDGRIVHAILIEMLSDEGIGTMIYKEDSI; encoded by the coding sequence ATGTCTCAGACTACTACCGCACAAAAGGCTGAAATTTTAAGCCAGGCACTCCCCTACATCCAAAAATATAACGGCAAAACCGTTGTCGTTAAATACGGCGGAAACGCCATGACCAACAGTGAGCTTAAAGAGGCTGTTATGGGCGATATTGTGCTGCTCTCCTGCATCGGCATCAAGGTAGTGCTAGTGCACGGCGGCGGCCCCGAGATCACCGGTCTGCTCAAGAAGATCGGCAAAGAGTCCAAATTCATTAACGGCTTGCGTTATACCGATGAGGAGACTCGCGACGTCGCCCAGATGGTGCTGGCGGGCAAGCTCAACAAAGACCTCGTCGCGCAGATCAACGCGCAGGGCGGCCGCGCCATGGGCCTATGTGGCGTAGATGGCGGTATGTTGACTGTCAAGAAGATGGAAGATGAAGTTGATTACGGCTTTGTTGGCGAGATGACCAAAGTTGACCCCAAACCGATTACCGACCTGCTCGATGCGGGCTATATTCCCGTTATCACCAGCATTGGTTCGGACGAAAACGGTGTAACTTATAACATAAACGCCGATACGATGGCCTGCTATGTGGCCAGTGCCCTCAAGGCCGAGAACATAATCCTCATGACCGATGTCCGCGGCCTGCTTATGGATAAGAACGACGAGAACACGCTGATTCCCACCGTCTCTCCCAGCGAGGTGCCCGAGCTGATTGAAAAAGGCGTCATCGCCGGCGGCATGATCCCTAAGATTCTGTGCTGTGTCGATACGCTAAACGAGGGCGTCACCAAGGCCGCCATCATCGACGGCAGAATCGTACACGCCATACTCATCGAAATGCTCTCCGATGAGGGCATCGGCACCATGATTTATAAGGAGGATTCAATATGA
- a CDS encoding acetylornithine/succinylornithine family transaminase, translating into MTFSEIKELDQTYVAHTYGRANFALKCGKGSTCEDFDGKSYIDFSSGIGVNSLGFADPEWVKAVSEQASCFAHISNLYFTAPGALTAKQLCEKSGMKKVFFGNSGAEANEGMIKAARKYAQAKYGKERYEIITLINSFHGRTITTVAATGQVSMHVNFDPFTPGFVYAEANNFNDVVSKVSDKTAAIMMEMVQGEGGVIPLDADFVKKITALCTEKDILLLVDEVQTGIGRTGYFYSFQAFDIQPDIVSSAKGLGGGLPIGAVLFGEKTAETFAPGDHGSTFGMNPIACAGANVVLNRLTDAFLADVTRKGKKLTDAIEKCANVESITGMGMMIGVMPKKGTSKEIVAKCLEKGLIVLTAHEKVRLLPPLVITDAELEQGLAILLEVFEEAGNA; encoded by the coding sequence ATGACCTTCTCGGAAATCAAGGAACTTGACCAAACTTATGTCGCCCACACCTATGGCCGCGCTAATTTTGCGCTAAAATGTGGCAAGGGTTCCACCTGTGAAGATTTTGATGGCAAAAGCTACATCGATTTTTCCAGCGGCATCGGCGTTAACTCTCTCGGTTTCGCTGACCCCGAGTGGGTCAAGGCCGTCTCGGAACAAGCTTCCTGTTTTGCGCATATTTCAAATCTTTATTTCACCGCTCCCGGCGCATTGACAGCCAAGCAGCTGTGCGAAAAGTCGGGAATGAAGAAGGTGTTCTTTGGCAATTCTGGCGCCGAAGCCAACGAGGGTATGATCAAAGCCGCCAGAAAGTACGCTCAGGCCAAATACGGCAAAGAGCGGTATGAAATTATCACTCTGATCAACTCCTTCCACGGGCGCACCATCACTACAGTGGCAGCCACCGGTCAGGTATCGATGCACGTTAACTTCGATCCCTTTACACCCGGATTCGTCTATGCTGAGGCCAACAATTTTAATGACGTCGTTTCAAAGGTCAGCGACAAGACCGCCGCTATCATGATGGAAATGGTGCAGGGCGAGGGCGGCGTCATTCCGCTCGATGCCGACTTTGTCAAAAAGATCACGGCACTCTGCACTGAAAAAGATATCCTGCTACTGGTTGACGAGGTTCAGACCGGCATTGGCCGCACCGGATATTTCTACAGCTTTCAGGCCTTTGATATTCAGCCCGATATCGTCAGTTCGGCGAAGGGCCTTGGGGGCGGCCTGCCTATCGGCGCGGTACTGTTTGGTGAAAAGACCGCCGAGACGTTTGCACCGGGCGACCACGGATCGACGTTTGGCATGAATCCCATCGCCTGCGCGGGTGCAAACGTCGTTTTAAACCGCCTGACCGACGCCTTTTTAGCCGATGTCACCCGCAAGGGCAAGAAATTGACCGACGCCATTGAAAAGTGTGCGAATGTTGAGTCGATCACCGGAATGGGCATGATGATCGGTGTCATGCCGAAAAAGGGTACTTCGAAAGAAATTGTCGCAAAGTGCCTTGAAAAAGGGTTGATCGTGCTTACCGCGCACGAAAAAGTTCGTCTGTTACCGCCGCTGGTCATCACCGATGCAGAACTAGAGCAAGGTCTCGCAATACTGCTTGAAGTTTTCGAGGAGGCCGGCAACGCATGA
- the argF gene encoding ornithine carbamoyltransferase: protein MKHLLKLLDLSAEEIIGLLDLADKLKYEKKHNIPHPILSGQTLGMIFQKSSTRTRVSFEVGMYQLGGQALFLSSRDLQIGRGEPVEDTARVLSRYLDGIMIRTFAQQEVEAFAQHGSIPIINALTDFAHPCQVLADLQTIREYHKTLEGKKLCFIGDGNNMANSLIVGGLKTGMKVSVVTPKAYAPDPVIMEFAKAYPGFEWTQDPMQGAADADILYTDVWASMGQESEQKIREEAFAGFQINKTVMSVAHAGAIVLHCLPAHRGEEISADVLEEHANEIFDEAENRLHAQKAVMVTLMKK from the coding sequence ATGAAACATCTGCTAAAATTACTCGATCTTTCAGCTGAAGAGATTATCGGACTTTTAGATTTGGCCGACAAGTTGAAATATGAAAAGAAACATAATATCCCCCACCCGATTTTAAGCGGTCAGACACTGGGCATGATTTTTCAGAAATCTTCGACCCGCACCCGGGTCTCGTTCGAGGTCGGCATGTATCAGCTCGGCGGTCAGGCATTATTTTTGTCCTCGCGCGATTTACAGATTGGCCGTGGCGAACCGGTAGAGGACACCGCGCGCGTGCTCTCGCGCTATCTAGACGGTATCATGATCCGCACCTTTGCACAGCAAGAAGTTGAGGCGTTTGCTCAGCACGGCAGCATCCCGATCATCAACGCGCTGACCGATTTTGCCCATCCCTGCCAGGTGCTCGCCGACCTGCAAACCATCCGAGAGTATCACAAGACGCTGGAAGGCAAAAAACTCTGCTTTATCGGGGACGGCAACAACATGGCCAACTCGTTAATTGTCGGCGGCCTTAAAACCGGCATGAAGGTCAGTGTGGTAACCCCCAAGGCGTACGCGCCCGATCCGGTGATTATGGAGTTCGCCAAGGCGTATCCCGGCTTTGAATGGACGCAGGATCCGATGCAGGGCGCGGCTGACGCCGACATACTTTACACCGATGTGTGGGCCTCAATGGGTCAGGAGTCGGAACAGAAAATACGCGAGGAAGCATTTGCGGGCTTCCAAATCAACAAAACGGTAATGTCTGTGGCGCACGCCGGCGCAATTGTGCTGCATTGTCTACCCGCGCACCGCGGCGAAGAAATTTCCGCCGACGTCTTAGAGGAACACGCCAACGAAATTTTCGATGAAGCGGAAAACCGCCTACACGCGCAAAAAGCGGTGATGGTCACACTCATGAAAAAATAA
- a CDS encoding class I SAM-dependent methyltransferase produces MIGILQLAKDRLTENANPQGTYVDFTMGRGRDTLFLCRLAPQGRIYAFDIQQAALDQTAELLLQNNIDNATLILDNHDRFADYVPGKIDGGLFNLGFLPGGDRSVTTQRGSTVTAVRLAMQALKRGGALGVAVYPGHEEGRLEGETLQNYFASVDKKEFDIFIYRLLNVPDSPYMMIIERH; encoded by the coding sequence ATGATAGGCATTTTGCAACTGGCAAAGGACAGGCTGACCGAGAACGCCAACCCGCAGGGTACCTATGTGGATTTCACCATGGGGCGTGGGCGGGACACGCTGTTTTTGTGCCGGCTTGCGCCACAGGGTAGGATATACGCCTTTGATATACAGCAGGCGGCGCTCGATCAGACCGCCGAACTGCTTTTGCAAAACAACATCGATAATGCGACACTTATTCTTGATAACCACGACCGATTTGCCGATTATGTGCCGGGAAAAATTGACGGCGGCCTATTTAACCTGGGCTTTTTACCGGGAGGCGACCGTAGTGTCACCACACAGCGCGGTTCGACTGTCACTGCCGTCCGCCTTGCCATGCAAGCACTCAAACGCGGTGGTGCGCTGGGTGTGGCGGTATACCCTGGGCACGAGGAGGGGCGCCTTGAAGGTGAAACACTTCAAAACTACTTTGCCAGTGTAGATAAAAAAGAATTCGACATCTTTATCTATCGCCTGCTCAATGTTCCGGACTCACCCTATATGATGATAATAGAGCGGCACTGA
- a CDS encoding TIGR01212 family radical SAM protein (This family includes YhcC from E. coli K-12, an uncharacterized radical SAM protein.) has translation MQYLNGKRYYTMAQYCRERFGSRIVKISLNSGLSCPNRDGVKGTGGCTFCSGGTEAALAQLPLSAQYHAGLTTVDKWRGAKPVAYFQSFSNTYAPIERVEALLNEAIALHPAGIRLATRADCIDRDMAELLVRFSEKTVLELELGLQTVHDATAQAINRGHTFEEFCSGFRLLKQRKIYVCVHLINGLPQETPDMMLTSAKILAALRPDGIKLHMLHVLSGTPLAEIYRQHAFPLLSQQEYVAVVCSQLRYFHPETVIERLTGDGDRRTLIAPIWTRNKRSVLNAIDGALAHQNIWQGDLWEDR, from the coding sequence ATGCAGTACTTAAATGGAAAGCGTTATTACACCATGGCGCAGTACTGCCGTGAACGGTTCGGTAGTCGAATTGTTAAGATTTCGTTGAACTCTGGCTTGAGCTGCCCCAACCGCGACGGGGTTAAAGGGACAGGGGGCTGCACCTTTTGTTCAGGCGGCACAGAGGCCGCGTTGGCGCAATTACCTTTGTCGGCGCAGTATCATGCAGGTCTCACTACCGTCGATAAGTGGCGGGGTGCAAAGCCGGTGGCCTATTTTCAAAGCTTTTCAAATACTTATGCACCCATCGAGCGGGTTGAAGCGCTGCTTAATGAAGCGATTGCGTTACATCCCGCTGGTATTCGTTTGGCGACCCGCGCCGACTGTATTGACCGTGATATGGCCGAACTTTTGGTACGCTTTTCCGAAAAAACGGTGCTGGAACTGGAACTGGGATTGCAAACGGTACACGATGCGACGGCTCAAGCTATTAACCGTGGACATACTTTTGAAGAGTTTTGTTCGGGATTTAGACTCTTAAAACAGCGTAAGATTTATGTTTGTGTTCACCTGATTAACGGCTTGCCGCAGGAGACGCCCGACATGATGCTGACCTCGGCCAAAATACTGGCCGCGCTTAGGCCAGATGGGATTAAGCTGCACATGCTACACGTGCTTTCTGGCACACCATTGGCGGAGATTTACCGGCAGCATGCTTTCCCATTGCTTTCACAGCAGGAATATGTTGCGGTGGTTTGTAGCCAGTTGCGATATTTTCACCCTGAAACCGTCATTGAACGGTTGACTGGGGATGGGGATAGAAGGACGCTGATCGCTCCGATTTGGACAAGGAACAAGCGCAGTGTGTTAAACGCCATTGATGGCGCTCTGGCGCACCAAAATATCTGGCAGGGCGATTTATGGGAGGACAGGTAA
- a CDS encoding adenylosuccinate synthase, with protein sequence MVKAIVGGNWGDEGKGKMTDMLAADSDIVVRFQGGANAGHTIVNNKGKFALHLLPSGVCYEHVTNVIGHGVAFDLAKFFKEYDALLEMGIKPNILVSDRAQLLMPFHAQFDTLEEERLGANSFGSTKSGIAPFYSDKYLKVGFQVCELYEPERLMARLTALCDYKNLILDAVYHQSPLDPKALFDYLRGFADRLAPMVTDTAKFLNQAIAEGKTILMEGQLGALRDPDHGIYPFTTSSSPLAGFSTVGAGISPCAISNVVTVVKAYSSCVGAGAFVCELSGDEAHQLREAGNEYGVTTGRPRRVGYLDLVASRYGCMVQGTTDVALTLIDVLSYLDKIPVVTAYEIDGEITTDFPCTPKLDRAKPVFEVLDGWKCDIMGITEYEQLPKNARKYIEYVEKALGYPITYVSTGPAREHIIYR encoded by the coding sequence ATGGTAAAGGCTATCGTTGGCGGCAACTGGGGCGATGAGGGCAAGGGTAAAATGACCGATATGCTCGCAGCGGACTCCGATATTGTCGTCCGTTTTCAGGGCGGTGCAAATGCGGGGCATACCATCGTAAACAACAAAGGAAAATTTGCGCTGCATCTTTTGCCGTCGGGTGTCTGCTATGAGCATGTCACCAACGTCATCGGCCACGGTGTTGCCTTTGACCTCGCCAAGTTTTTTAAAGAGTATGACGCGCTGCTTGAAATGGGCATTAAGCCTAATATTCTGGTCTCTGACCGCGCGCAGCTTCTGATGCCGTTTCACGCACAATTTGACACCCTTGAGGAAGAGCGTCTTGGCGCTAATAGCTTTGGTTCTACTAAATCAGGTATTGCACCGTTTTATTCCGACAAGTATCTTAAGGTGGGCTTTCAGGTTTGTGAGCTATATGAGCCAGAGCGCCTGATGGCGCGCCTGACCGCGCTGTGTGACTATAAAAACCTGATTCTCGACGCGGTTTATCACCAGTCTCCGCTCGACCCCAAAGCGTTGTTTGATTATCTGCGCGGCTTTGCCGATCGGCTGGCCCCTATGGTAACCGATACCGCTAAATTTTTAAACCAGGCTATTGCCGAAGGCAAGACTATTCTGATGGAAGGCCAGCTGGGTGCGCTGCGCGACCCCGATCACGGCATCTATCCGTTCACAACATCATCTTCACCGCTTGCGGGCTTTTCAACCGTTGGCGCGGGTATTTCTCCTTGCGCCATCTCCAACGTTGTTACTGTTGTTAAGGCATATTCCTCCTGCGTGGGCGCGGGCGCATTCGTCTGCGAGCTTTCGGGCGACGAGGCGCACCAGCTACGTGAGGCTGGTAATGAATACGGCGTAACCACTGGCAGACCCCGTCGCGTCGGTTATCTTGACCTTGTCGCGTCGCGCTATGGTTGTATGGTACAGGGCACCACTGATGTGGCGCTGACGTTAATTGACGTGCTGAGTTATCTGGATAAAATTCCGGTGGTCACCGCCTATGAGATTGACGGTGAGATCACTACTGACTTCCCTTGCACACCCAAGCTTGACCGCGCAAAGCCAGTCTTTGAGGTGCTCGATGGGTGGAAGTGCGATATTATGGGCATCACCGAATATGAGCAGCTGCCCAAAAATGCACGCAAATATATTGAGTATGTTGAAAAGGCTCTCGGTTATCCCATCACCTACGTTTCTACCGGCCCGGCACGCGAGCATATTATCTACCGCTGA
- a CDS encoding AEC family transporter, with amino-acid sequence MQSAIIVAHQVIIMFLLTMVGVFCSKKGLLTESVARYLSTFLLNIALPSVMLSSLYRPMQYELLAGFGLTFLLAVLLHLLAILASRLLICTRDGQACRTERFGVIYANAAYMAIPLIRATLGEESTFFATAFVSVFLLFHWTQGVLELGGSVNPKKLLYNPCILSVILGLLIFGFQIPIPGPVIDTVRLLGGLTTPLSMIITGVFLADLKLDDLKSLRMYWAALLRTIIVPLAGIAIVVALGASDWFVGAEIACLAAVYCFSCPTAVSVILLSASLGKDVLYPSSLVAVTTMISLVALPVIAVVANTLLV; translated from the coding sequence ATGCAGTCGGCAATTATTGTAGCACATCAGGTCATAATTATGTTTTTGCTCACTATGGTGGGCGTTTTTTGCAGCAAAAAGGGGCTTCTTACTGAAAGCGTTGCACGTTACTTAAGCACTTTTCTGCTTAATATTGCGCTGCCCAGCGTTATGCTTTCATCGCTTTATCGTCCCATGCAATATGAGTTGTTGGCGGGTTTTGGCTTAACCTTTTTGCTGGCCGTCCTCCTACACTTGTTGGCGATTTTGGCCTCTCGGTTGTTGATCTGTACCCGCGATGGACAGGCCTGCCGCACCGAGCGATTCGGGGTCATATATGCCAACGCTGCCTATATGGCTATTCCGCTGATTCGGGCAACACTGGGCGAGGAAAGCACATTTTTTGCCACAGCTTTCGTCTCAGTCTTTTTGTTGTTTCACTGGACGCAGGGTGTTCTTGAGCTTGGCGGCAGCGTCAACCCCAAAAAGCTGCTATATAATCCGTGTATTCTATCGGTAATACTGGGCTTACTCATCTTTGGTTTTCAGATACCGATTCCCGGCCCGGTTATCGACACCGTGCGGTTGCTTGGCGGCCTGACGACACCGCTTTCGATGATTATTACCGGCGTATTTTTAGCTGACCTGAAGCTCGATGACCTTAAAAGTCTGCGCATGTATTGGGCGGCTCTGCTGCGCACTATCATCGTACCGCTGGCCGGCATTGCCATTGTTGTGGCATTAGGCGCTTCAGACTGGTTTGTCGGGGCAGAGATAGCCTGTCTCGCGGCGGTATATTGTTTTTCTTGCCCAACAGCCGTGTCGGTGATTTTGCTGAGCGCTTCTCTGGGCAAAGATGTTTTATACCCCAGCAGTCTTGTGGCAGTCACCACGATGATATCACTGGTGGCACTGCCGGTTATCGCTGTTGTGGCAAATACGCTGTTGGTGTAA